A portion of the Krasilnikovia cinnamomea genome contains these proteins:
- the orn gene encoding oligoribonuclease translates to MADLLVWIDCEMTGLDLGKDALIEVAALVTDPDLNVLGEGIDLVIHADDAALDAMPEVVRDMHAKSGLTEEVRRSAITIAEAEDAVLTYVREFVPSPRTAPLCGNSIATDRGFLARDMPTLDAYLHYRMIDVSSIKELCRRWYPRVYFGQPAKGLAHRALADIRESIRELEYYRRTVFVPPPGPDVETARAIGAEL, encoded by the coding sequence GTGGCGGATCTTCTGGTGTGGATCGATTGTGAGATGACGGGTCTCGACCTTGGCAAAGACGCGTTGATCGAGGTGGCCGCGTTGGTCACCGACCCCGATCTCAACGTGCTCGGTGAGGGCATCGACCTCGTCATTCACGCCGACGACGCGGCGCTCGACGCCATGCCCGAGGTCGTCCGCGACATGCACGCCAAATCCGGCCTCACTGAGGAGGTACGCCGCTCCGCGATCACGATCGCCGAGGCGGAGGACGCCGTCCTGACGTACGTACGCGAATTCGTGCCGTCCCCGCGCACCGCGCCCCTGTGCGGCAACTCGATCGCGACGGACCGGGGCTTCCTGGCGCGCGACATGCCGACCCTCGACGCGTACCTGCACTACCGGATGATCGATGTCTCCTCGATCAAGGAGCTGTGCCGCCGCTGGTACCCGCGGGTGTACTTCGGTCAGCCCGCCAAGGGTCTGGCCCACCGCGCCCTCGCGGACATCCGGGAGAGCATCCGTGAGCTCGAGTACTACCGCCGGACGGTGTTCGTTCCGCCGCCCGGCCCGGATGTGGAGACGGCCCGGGCGATCGGGGCCGAGCTGTAG
- a CDS encoding L,D-transpeptidase produces MDTARPAARAGRRPWRVAAAAVAAGVVLLSAGCSGDKSPSWQNGSQGSGGNAQSPSPTPTQSTVAVTTPAPDAKDVVAITDIKYDSEDPENTSVEVKDADGDAVKGELDKDAKVFRPAKALNYGTTYTVTVTGTATEGKSGTSTASFTTMAKPSKQVRVSSFLGDGQVVGVGMPLIVRFGRSVPEKYRGDVEKRMTVNATPQQEGTWHWISPTEIHYRPKTYWKPYSKVSYQVKLAGVPMGNDWYGRSDLGVDLKIGRSFVMTVENKTKRMTVRQDGKVINTIPVSLGKPSTPSSSGTMVVMEKKEHTVFDTIAELGPEEGYRTKIDFAQRITWSGQFIHAAKWSEGVQGRTNVSHGCINVSEKMGKWLFDRTMMGDPVTVSGTGSKLKNGNGWTDWNMSWDQYKQGSALS; encoded by the coding sequence TTGGATACAGCCCGTCCGGCCGCCCGGGCCGGCCGACGGCCGTGGCGGGTAGCAGCGGCCGCGGTGGCGGCCGGCGTCGTTCTGCTCAGCGCGGGATGCAGCGGCGACAAGTCGCCCTCGTGGCAGAACGGCTCGCAGGGAAGCGGCGGCAACGCCCAGTCCCCGTCTCCGACGCCGACCCAGAGCACCGTGGCAGTCACCACGCCGGCGCCGGACGCCAAGGACGTCGTGGCGATCACCGACATCAAGTACGACAGCGAGGACCCGGAGAACACGTCGGTCGAGGTCAAGGACGCCGACGGCGACGCGGTCAAGGGCGAGCTGGACAAGGACGCCAAGGTGTTCCGCCCGGCCAAGGCGCTGAACTACGGCACCACGTACACGGTGACCGTGACCGGCACCGCGACCGAGGGCAAGTCCGGCACCTCGACGGCCTCCTTCACCACCATGGCGAAGCCGTCGAAGCAGGTACGTGTCTCCAGCTTCCTCGGTGACGGGCAGGTCGTCGGCGTGGGCATGCCGCTGATCGTGCGCTTCGGCCGTTCCGTGCCGGAGAAGTACCGCGGCGACGTCGAGAAGCGGATGACCGTCAACGCAACGCCGCAGCAGGAAGGCACCTGGCACTGGATCAGCCCCACGGAGATCCACTACCGGCCGAAAACGTACTGGAAGCCGTACAGCAAGGTTTCCTACCAGGTCAAGCTCGCGGGCGTTCCGATGGGCAACGACTGGTACGGCCGCTCCGACCTGGGCGTCGACCTCAAGATCGGCCGGAGTTTCGTGATGACGGTGGAGAACAAGACCAAGCGGATGACAGTCCGTCAGGACGGAAAGGTCATCAACACCATCCCGGTGAGCCTGGGCAAGCCGAGCACCCCGTCGTCGAGCGGCACGATGGTCGTCATGGAGAAGAAGGAACACACCGTCTTCGACACGATCGCCGAGCTGGGCCCGGAGGAGGGCTACCGCACCAAGATTGACTTCGCGCAGCGGATCACCTGGAGCGGCCAGTTCATCCACGCGGCGAAGTGGTCCGAGGGCGTGCAGGGCCGTACCAACGTGTCGCACGGCTGCATCAACGTCAGCGAGAAGATGGGCAAGTGGCTCTTCGACCGCACGATGATGGGCGACCCGGTCACGGTCAGCGGCACCGGCAGCAAGCTGAAGAACGGCAACGGCTGGACCGACTGGAACATGAGCTGGGACCAGTACAAGCAGGGCAGCGCGCTGTCCTGA
- a CDS encoding L,D-transpeptidase produces MVGRQRSLVAVGVVAVFALTACTGGADASPDPQTSSAPPTAAPQPVAATVPLALAITPATGKKDLPVSTEIGLKLAGGTVKTVTLRDAKGGTVAGTLRPDGSAWVPAKPLKHKQRYAATVTAADPGGATTTATTTFTTMPEPARRTGTGLYLFDDHTYGVAMPVVAEFNPGIKKKDRAAVQKRMFVQTDPPQPGAWSWTSSGTQAYYRAPKFWQPGTQLKVRLAVGGLPTGGGRYGTKDRAATAKIGRSFEMKVENKTKKMTVLREGKVVRTIPVSLGKPSTPSSSGTMVVMDKHTSTVFDTTDTDGANGYRMNIDYAQRLTWSGQYVHSASWSVGAQGHRNVSHGCVNVSPSNARWLFDHTLIGDPITVRGTGDKLVQGNGWTAWDLSWENFIKGSALPVPADLK; encoded by the coding sequence CTGGTAGCGGTCGGGGTCGTGGCGGTCTTCGCCCTGACCGCATGCACGGGAGGCGCGGATGCCTCGCCCGACCCGCAGACGTCGAGCGCACCCCCAACGGCCGCGCCGCAGCCCGTGGCGGCCACGGTTCCGCTCGCGCTCGCCATCACCCCGGCGACGGGCAAGAAGGACCTGCCGGTCAGCACCGAGATCGGGCTCAAGCTCGCCGGCGGCACGGTCAAGACGGTCACGCTGCGCGACGCCAAGGGCGGGACGGTCGCGGGCACGCTGCGCCCGGACGGCTCGGCCTGGGTGCCCGCCAAGCCCCTCAAGCACAAGCAGCGGTACGCGGCGACGGTCACCGCCGCCGACCCGGGCGGCGCCACGACGACCGCGACGACCACCTTCACCACGATGCCCGAGCCGGCCCGCCGGACCGGCACGGGGCTGTACCTCTTCGACGATCACACGTACGGAGTGGCGATGCCGGTGGTGGCCGAGTTCAACCCCGGGATCAAGAAGAAGGACCGGGCCGCCGTACAGAAGCGGATGTTCGTGCAGACCGACCCGCCGCAGCCCGGCGCCTGGTCGTGGACCTCGAGCGGCACGCAGGCCTACTACCGGGCGCCGAAGTTCTGGCAGCCCGGCACGCAGCTCAAGGTGCGTCTCGCAGTGGGTGGCCTGCCGACCGGCGGCGGACGCTATGGCACCAAGGACCGGGCCGCCACCGCGAAGATCGGCCGCAGCTTCGAGATGAAGGTCGAGAACAAGACGAAGAAGATGACGGTGCTGCGGGAGGGCAAGGTGGTCCGGACCATTCCGGTGAGCCTGGGCAAGCCGAGCACCCCGTCCTCGAGCGGCACGATGGTCGTGATGGACAAGCACACGTCGACGGTGTTCGACACGACGGACACCGACGGCGCCAACGGCTACCGGATGAACATTGACTACGCGCAGCGACTGACCTGGAGCGGACAGTACGTGCACTCGGCTTCCTGGTCAGTGGGTGCCCAAGGTCACCGCAATGTTTCGCACGGCTGTGTCAATGTTTCCCCGTCGAACGCCCGGTGGCTGTTCGACCACACGCTGATCGGTGACCCGATCACGGTGCGGGGCACGGGCGACAAGCTGGTCCAGGGCAACGGCTGGACGGCATGGGACCTGAGCTGGGAAAACTTCATCAAGGGCAGCGCACTTCCGGTCCCTGCCGACCTCAAGTGA